One window of the Prionailurus bengalensis isolate Pbe53 chromosome E1, Fcat_Pben_1.1_paternal_pri, whole genome shotgun sequence genome contains the following:
- the AATK gene encoding serine/threonine-protein kinase LMTK1 isoform X4, with amino-acid sequence MSSSIFNPSFAFSSHFDPDGAPLSELSWSSSLAVVAVSFSGLFTVIALMLACLCCKKGGIGFKEFENAEGEEYAAGFSAQGSPASGAPNGPDVYVLPLTEVSLPMAKQPGRSVQLLKSTDLGRHSLLYLEEVGHGWFGKVFLGEVNSGISSTQVVVKELKASASVQEQTQFLEEAQPYRASPLPRPPAPSCPEFESGGQPVGSRRALQHSNLLQCLAQCAEVTPYLLVMEFCPMGDLKGYLRSCRLAESMAPDPLTLQRMACEVACGVLHLHRNNYVHSDLALRNCLLAADLTVKIGDYGLSHGKYREDYFVTADQLWVPLRWIAPELVDEVHCNLLVVDQTKASNVWSLGVTIWELFELGAQPYPHHSDRQVLAYAVREQQLKLPKPQLQLTLSDRWYEVMQFCWLQPEQRPTAEEVHLLLSYLCAKGATEAEEEFERRWRSLRPGGGGAGPGLAGLALGGAGELASASSFPLLEQFAGDGFHADGDDVLTVTETSRGLNFEYKWEAGRGAEAFPPPGAAASPSRTACLQELCAADGAPPGVVPVLSAHSPSVGSEYFIRLEEPTPAAGHDPDCAGCTLSPHAVDLLPDGGDQDNDSEGSAATSLAMEPLLGHVPPPEGSWGRCDYYLHGSCAREPSCPLSSPSPGTLVLAEPREEDADWGTAAFCPPFLEDPVGTSPSGGEEMGATEACRAAQPRHWSSNVSANNNSGSRAPGSWDPGHVAGCMDCCPGPEHTLRAAPELGGPLALEDPTEPLLGSKGASSGQELGRCFGLPHLCPAEGLAPAICLVTSSRTEAAISQANSPQMEPRLAEEAEGSARPQLPLPSVPAPSQEGALLPAEAASALDTLPALPTPAGSWETATEAAQTPDSYRVSPELGAPISEDEDMTEATSGVFADLSSDGPLAEKPDVTLAFRSLQKQAGTPDSGDSLDIPPSAGDGGGCEVFSPSGIGTPGGQPRALDSGYDTENYESPEFVLKEAHEPCEPEACGELVSEEDSPGPETQLSTSLGGLGQKNPYRDSAYFSDLDTEPDCTSGPQEKGGGDLTSRLELDLESSGLRAAQPSPESGVAGGTRGTGPREVLPLLPEDFSPGPSTCLEGPRPDPPWPQGPAQGPPVPSPGGSKIFLLTPVPLSSESHLPELQEAPVLPSGPAQQERTGSPGAPRTPLCLALPGLPAAPEGRSEEEEEDSEESDESDEELRCYSIQEPSEESEEEAPPVPVVVAESQSARNLRSLLKIPSLLSEAFCEDLERKKKAVSFFDDVTVYLFDQESPTRELGEPFPGAKESPPAFLAGGPRSPSAPGRPRRADRSPDGSAAEEGGGLAWDDGFPPTPAPEAARPAPAAPPKQTTPGPFSRFTVSPAPASRFSITHVSDSDAGSVGGPVAGAGGNCKEA; translated from the exons ACGGCGCCCCCCTCAGTGAGCTCTCCTGGTCGTCCTCCCTGGCTGTGGTGGCCGTGTCCTTCTCCGGGCTCTTCACTGTCATTGCCCTCATGCTGGCCTGTCTGTGCTGTAAGAAGGGTGGCATCGGGTTCAAG GAGTTTGAGAATGCCGAGGGGGAAGAGTACGCAGCAGGCTTCTCGGCACAGGGCTCCCCTGCCTCAGGGGCTCCGAACGGGCCAGACGTGTATGTCCTGCCACTCACCGAGGTCTCCCTGCCCATGGCCAAGCAGCCGGGGCGCTCAG TGCAGCTGCTCAAGTCCACAGACCTGGGCCGTCACAGCCTCTTGTACCTGGAGGAGGTTGGCCACGGCTGGTTCGGGAAG GTGTTCCTGGGGGAGGTGAACTCGGGCATCAGCAGCACCCAGGTGGTGGTCAAGGAGTTGAAGGCCAGCGCCAGCGTGCAGGAGCAGACACAGTTCCTGGAGGAGGCTCAGCCCTACAG agccagcccccttccccgcccgcccgccccctcctgccctgAGTTCGAGTCAGGGGGGCAGCCTGTTGGCTCCCGCAGGGCCCTGCAGCACAGCAATCTGCTTCAGTGCCTGGCGCAGTGCGCGGAGGTGACCCCCTACCTGCTGGTGATGGAGTTCTGCCCCATG GGGGACCTCAAGGGCTACCTGCGAAGCTGCCGGCTGGCGGAGTCCATGGCGCCCGATCCCCTGACCCTGCAGCGCATGGCCTGCGAGGTGGCCTGTGGCGTCCTGCACCTGCATCGCAACAACTATGTGCACAG TGACCTGGCCCTCAGGAACTGCCTGCTCGCGGCCGACCTGACGGTGAAAATCGGCGACTACGGCCTGTCCCACGGCAAATACAGA GAAGACTACTTTGTGACTGCTGACCAGCTGTGGGTACCGCTGCGCTGGATCGCGCCCGAGCTGGTGGACGAGGTGCACTGTAACCTGCTGGTGGTGGACCAGACCAAGGCCAGCAACGTGTG GTCCCTGGGCGTGACCATCTGGGAGCTCTTTGAGCTGGGCGCACAGCCCTACCCCCACCACTCCGACCGGCAGGTGCTGGCCTACGCAGTCCGGGAGCAGCAGCTGAAGCTCCCCAAGCCCCAGCTGCAGCTGACGCTGTCTGACCGCTG GTACGAGGTGATGCAGTTCTGCTGGCTGCAGCCTGAACAGCGGCCCACGGCCGAGGAGGTGCACCTGCTGCTGTCCTACCTCTGTGCCAAGGGCGCCACTGAGGCGGAGGAAGAATTTGAGCGGCGCTGGCGCTCGCTGCGGCCAGGCGGGGGTGGCgcaggccctgggctggcagGCCTGGCTCTGGGGGGCGCGGGCGAGCTGGCCTCCGCCTCGTCCTTCCCGCTGCTGGAGCAGTTCGCAGGCGACGGCTTCCACGCGGACGGGGACGACGTGCTGACGGTGACCGAGACGAGTCGCGGCCTCAACTTCGAGTACAAGTGGGAAGCGGGCCGCGGCGCCGAGGCCTTCCCACCCCCCGGGGCTGCAGCGAGCCCTAGCCGCACCGCTTGCCTGCAGGAGCTGTGTGCCGCTGACGGTGCGCCCCCGGGCGTGGTGCCTGTGCTCAGTGCGCACAGCCCCTCGGTGGGCAGCGAGTACTTCATCCGGCTGGAGGAGCCGACACCCGCCGCCGGCCACGACCCTGACTGCGCCGGCTGCACCCTCAGCCCCCATGCCGTGGACCTGCTCCCCGATGGTGGTGACCAGGACAATGACTCGGAGGGCAGCGCGGCCACCTCGCTGGCCATGGAGCCCCTGCTGGGCCATGTGCCACCCCCAGAGGGGTCCTGGGGCCGCTGTGACTACTACCTGCATGGGAGCTGTGCCCGGGAACCGTCCTGTCCTCTGAGCTCGCCTTCACCCGGGACCCTCGTGCTGGCggagcccagggaggaggacGCCGACTGGGGCACAGCTGCCTTCTGCCCACCCTTCTTGGAGGACCCAGTGGGCACGTCCCCCTCGGGCGGGGAGGAGATGGGGGCCACCGAGGCCTGCAGGGCCGCCCAGCCCAGACACTGGAGCTCCAACGTGTCCGCCAACAACAACAGTGGCAGCCGAGCACCAGGCTCCTGGGACCCGGGACACGTGGCTGGCTGCATGGACTGCTGCCCTGGCCCAGAGCACACCTTACGGGCTGCCCCGGAGCTAGGCGGTCCCCTGGCCCTAGAGGACCCCACAGAGCCTCTCCTTGGGTCAAAGGGGGCCTCCTCTGGCCAGGAGCTAGGCCGCTGCTTTGGCCTTCCTCATCTGTGTCCTGCTGAGGGCCTGGCACCAGCCATCTGCCTGGTGACGTCCTCCCGGACAGAGGCAGCCATTAGCCAGGCTAACAGCCCCCAGATGGAGCCCAGGCTTGCTGAGGAAGCTGAGGGCTCTGCCAGACCTCAGCTAccccttccctctgtcccagCCCCATCCCAAGAGGGAGCCCTGCTTCCTGCCGAGGCGGCCAGTGCCCTCGACACCCTGCCCGCCTTGCCCACGcctgctggcagctgggagacTGCCACGGAGGCAGCCCAGACCCCAGACAGCTACAGGGTTTCCCCTGAGCTGGGGGCGCCCATCAGTGAGGATGAGGACATGACAGAGGCCACTTCTGGTGTCTTCGCTGATTTGTCCAGCGATGGCCCACTGGCCGAGAAGCCAGACGTGACTCTGGCCTTCCGCTCTTTGCAGAAGCAGGCGGGGACCCCTGACTCTGGGGACTCCCTGGATATCCCACCTTCAGCCGGTGATGGTGGTGGCTGCGAGGTCTTCAGCCCATCAGGTATCGGCACTCCCGGCGGGCAGCCCCGAGCCCTGGACAGTGGCTATGACACAGAGAACTACGAGTCCCCTGAGTTTGTGCTCAAGGAAGCACACGAGCCATGTGAGCCTGAGGCCTGTGGGGAGCTGGTCTCCGAGGAGGACAGCCCTGGGCCCGAGACTCAGCTCTCCACCTCTCTTGGTGGCCTTGGCCAGAAGAACCCCTACCGTGACTCAGCCTACTTTTCGGACCTGGATACAGAGCCTGACTGCACTTCGGGCCcccaggagaagggaggaggtgaCTTGACCTCCAGGTTAGAGCTGGACCTGGAGAGCTCTGGGCTGCGGGCCGCACAGCCCTCCCCTGAGTCTGGTGTGGCTGGGGGGACGCGAGGCACTGGTCCCAGAGAGGTGCTGCCGCTGCTGCCTGAGGACTTTTCTCCAGGGCCAAGTACATGCCTGGAGGGCCCCAGACCGGACCCTCCctggccccagggccctgcccaaGGGCCTCCAGTGCCCAGCCCCGGGGGTTCCAAGATTTTCCTGCTGACCCCAGTCCCGCTGAGCTCAGAGAGCCACCTCCCTGAGCTCCAGGAGGCCCCAGTACTGCCGTCCGGACCCGCCCAGCAGGAACGGACAGGGAGCCCGGGTGCCCCCAGGACCCCACTCTGCCTGGCCCTGCCGGGACTGCCCGCAGCCCCGGAGGGCCGGtcggaggaggaagaggaggacagcGAGGAGAGCGATGAGTCGGATGAAGAGCTCCGCTGCTACAGCATCCAGGAGCCCAGCGAGGAGAGCGAGGAGGAGGCGCCTCCCGTGCCCGTGGTGGTGGCCGAGAGCCAGAGCGCGCGCAACCTGCGCAGTCTGCTCAAGATACCCAGCCTGTTGTCGGAGGCCTTCTGCGAGGACCTGGAGCGCAAGAAGAAAGCCGTGTCCTTCTTCGACGACGTCACCGTCTACCTCTTCGACCAG GAAAGCCCCACCCGGGAGCTCGGGGAACCCTTCCCTGGAGCCAAGGAGTCGCCCCCCGCATTCCTGGCGGGCGGCCCCCGCTCCCCCAGCGCCCCCGGCCGGCCGCGGCGGGCAGACCGCTCCCCCGACGGCTCCGCGGCGGAAGAGG GTGGAGGGCTCGCGTGGGACGACGGCTTCCCGCCGACGCCGGCCCCGGAGGCCGCCCGGCCGGCTCCCGCCGCGCCTCCCAAGCAGACCACACCCGGCCCCTTCTCGCGCTTCACCGTGTCGCCTGCGCCCGCGTCCCGCTTCTCCATTACGCACGTCTCCGACTCGGACGCCGGGTCCGTGGGAG GCCCTGTAGCCGGTGCCGGGGGCAACTGTAAAGAGGCTTGA
- the AATK gene encoding serine/threonine-protein kinase LMTK1 isoform X3, whose translation MLACLCCKKGGIGFKEFENAEGEEYAAGFSAQGSPASGAPNGPDVYVLPLTEVSLPMAKQPGRSVQLLKSTDLGRHSLLYLEEVGHGWFGKVFLGEVNSGISSTQVVVKELKASASVQEQTQFLEEAQPYRALQHSNLLQCLAQCAEVTPYLLVMEFCPMGDLKGYLRSCRLAESMAPDPLTLQRMACEVACGVLHLHRNNYVHSDLALRNCLLAADLTVKIGDYGLSHGKYREDYFVTADQLWVPLRWIAPELVDEVHCNLLVVDQTKASNVWSLGVTIWELFELGAQPYPHHSDRQVLAYAVREQQLKLPKPQLQLTLSDRWYEVMQFCWLQPEQRPTAEEVHLLLSYLCAKGATEAEEEFERRWRSLRPGGGGAGPGLAGLALGGAGELASASSFPLLEQFAGDGFHADGDDVLTVTETSRGLNFEYKWEAGRGAEAFPPPGAAASPSRTACLQELCAADGAPPGVVPVLSAHSPSVGSEYFIRLEEPTPAAGHDPDCAGCTLSPHAVDLLPDGGDQDNDSEGSAATSLAMEPLLGHVPPPEGSWGRCDYYLHGSCAREPSCPLSSPSPGTLVLAEPREEDADWGTAAFCPPFLEDPVGTSPSGGEEMGATEACRAAQPRHWSSNVSANNNSGSRAPGSWDPGHVAGCMDCCPGPEHTLRAAPELGGPLALEDPTEPLLGSKGASSGQELGRCFGLPHLCPAEGLAPAICLVTSSRTEAAISQANSPQMEPRLAEEAEGSARPQLPLPSVPAPSQEGALLPAEAASALDTLPALPTPAGSWETATEAAQTPDSYRVSPELGAPISEDEDMTEATSGVFADLSSDGPLAEKPDVTLAFRSLQKQAGTPDSGDSLDIPPSAGDGGGCEVFSPSGIGTPGGQPRALDSGYDTENYESPEFVLKEAHEPCEPEACGELVSEEDSPGPETQLSTSLGGLGQKNPYRDSAYFSDLDTEPDCTSGPQEKGGGDLTSRLELDLESSGLRAAQPSPESGVAGGTRGTGPREVLPLLPEDFSPGPSTCLEGPRPDPPWPQGPAQGPPVPSPGGSKIFLLTPVPLSSESHLPELQEAPVLPSGPAQQERTGSPGAPRTPLCLALPGLPAAPEGRSEEEEEDSEESDESDEELRCYSIQEPSEESEEEAPPVPVVVAESQSARNLRSLLKIPSLLSEAFCEDLERKKKAVSFFDDVTVYLFDQESPTRELGEPFPGAKESPPAFLAGGPRSPSAPGRPRRADRSPDGSAAEEGGGLAWDDGFPPTPAPEAARPAPAAPPKQTTPGPFSRFTVSPAPASRFSITHVSDSDAGSVGGPVAGAGGNCKEA comes from the exons ATGCTGGCCTGTCTGTGCTGTAAGAAGGGTGGCATCGGGTTCAAG GAGTTTGAGAATGCCGAGGGGGAAGAGTACGCAGCAGGCTTCTCGGCACAGGGCTCCCCTGCCTCAGGGGCTCCGAACGGGCCAGACGTGTATGTCCTGCCACTCACCGAGGTCTCCCTGCCCATGGCCAAGCAGCCGGGGCGCTCAG TGCAGCTGCTCAAGTCCACAGACCTGGGCCGTCACAGCCTCTTGTACCTGGAGGAGGTTGGCCACGGCTGGTTCGGGAAG GTGTTCCTGGGGGAGGTGAACTCGGGCATCAGCAGCACCCAGGTGGTGGTCAAGGAGTTGAAGGCCAGCGCCAGCGTGCAGGAGCAGACACAGTTCCTGGAGGAGGCTCAGCCCTACAG GGCCCTGCAGCACAGCAATCTGCTTCAGTGCCTGGCGCAGTGCGCGGAGGTGACCCCCTACCTGCTGGTGATGGAGTTCTGCCCCATG GGGGACCTCAAGGGCTACCTGCGAAGCTGCCGGCTGGCGGAGTCCATGGCGCCCGATCCCCTGACCCTGCAGCGCATGGCCTGCGAGGTGGCCTGTGGCGTCCTGCACCTGCATCGCAACAACTATGTGCACAG TGACCTGGCCCTCAGGAACTGCCTGCTCGCGGCCGACCTGACGGTGAAAATCGGCGACTACGGCCTGTCCCACGGCAAATACAGA GAAGACTACTTTGTGACTGCTGACCAGCTGTGGGTACCGCTGCGCTGGATCGCGCCCGAGCTGGTGGACGAGGTGCACTGTAACCTGCTGGTGGTGGACCAGACCAAGGCCAGCAACGTGTG GTCCCTGGGCGTGACCATCTGGGAGCTCTTTGAGCTGGGCGCACAGCCCTACCCCCACCACTCCGACCGGCAGGTGCTGGCCTACGCAGTCCGGGAGCAGCAGCTGAAGCTCCCCAAGCCCCAGCTGCAGCTGACGCTGTCTGACCGCTG GTACGAGGTGATGCAGTTCTGCTGGCTGCAGCCTGAACAGCGGCCCACGGCCGAGGAGGTGCACCTGCTGCTGTCCTACCTCTGTGCCAAGGGCGCCACTGAGGCGGAGGAAGAATTTGAGCGGCGCTGGCGCTCGCTGCGGCCAGGCGGGGGTGGCgcaggccctgggctggcagGCCTGGCTCTGGGGGGCGCGGGCGAGCTGGCCTCCGCCTCGTCCTTCCCGCTGCTGGAGCAGTTCGCAGGCGACGGCTTCCACGCGGACGGGGACGACGTGCTGACGGTGACCGAGACGAGTCGCGGCCTCAACTTCGAGTACAAGTGGGAAGCGGGCCGCGGCGCCGAGGCCTTCCCACCCCCCGGGGCTGCAGCGAGCCCTAGCCGCACCGCTTGCCTGCAGGAGCTGTGTGCCGCTGACGGTGCGCCCCCGGGCGTGGTGCCTGTGCTCAGTGCGCACAGCCCCTCGGTGGGCAGCGAGTACTTCATCCGGCTGGAGGAGCCGACACCCGCCGCCGGCCACGACCCTGACTGCGCCGGCTGCACCCTCAGCCCCCATGCCGTGGACCTGCTCCCCGATGGTGGTGACCAGGACAATGACTCGGAGGGCAGCGCGGCCACCTCGCTGGCCATGGAGCCCCTGCTGGGCCATGTGCCACCCCCAGAGGGGTCCTGGGGCCGCTGTGACTACTACCTGCATGGGAGCTGTGCCCGGGAACCGTCCTGTCCTCTGAGCTCGCCTTCACCCGGGACCCTCGTGCTGGCggagcccagggaggaggacGCCGACTGGGGCACAGCTGCCTTCTGCCCACCCTTCTTGGAGGACCCAGTGGGCACGTCCCCCTCGGGCGGGGAGGAGATGGGGGCCACCGAGGCCTGCAGGGCCGCCCAGCCCAGACACTGGAGCTCCAACGTGTCCGCCAACAACAACAGTGGCAGCCGAGCACCAGGCTCCTGGGACCCGGGACACGTGGCTGGCTGCATGGACTGCTGCCCTGGCCCAGAGCACACCTTACGGGCTGCCCCGGAGCTAGGCGGTCCCCTGGCCCTAGAGGACCCCACAGAGCCTCTCCTTGGGTCAAAGGGGGCCTCCTCTGGCCAGGAGCTAGGCCGCTGCTTTGGCCTTCCTCATCTGTGTCCTGCTGAGGGCCTGGCACCAGCCATCTGCCTGGTGACGTCCTCCCGGACAGAGGCAGCCATTAGCCAGGCTAACAGCCCCCAGATGGAGCCCAGGCTTGCTGAGGAAGCTGAGGGCTCTGCCAGACCTCAGCTAccccttccctctgtcccagCCCCATCCCAAGAGGGAGCCCTGCTTCCTGCCGAGGCGGCCAGTGCCCTCGACACCCTGCCCGCCTTGCCCACGcctgctggcagctgggagacTGCCACGGAGGCAGCCCAGACCCCAGACAGCTACAGGGTTTCCCCTGAGCTGGGGGCGCCCATCAGTGAGGATGAGGACATGACAGAGGCCACTTCTGGTGTCTTCGCTGATTTGTCCAGCGATGGCCCACTGGCCGAGAAGCCAGACGTGACTCTGGCCTTCCGCTCTTTGCAGAAGCAGGCGGGGACCCCTGACTCTGGGGACTCCCTGGATATCCCACCTTCAGCCGGTGATGGTGGTGGCTGCGAGGTCTTCAGCCCATCAGGTATCGGCACTCCCGGCGGGCAGCCCCGAGCCCTGGACAGTGGCTATGACACAGAGAACTACGAGTCCCCTGAGTTTGTGCTCAAGGAAGCACACGAGCCATGTGAGCCTGAGGCCTGTGGGGAGCTGGTCTCCGAGGAGGACAGCCCTGGGCCCGAGACTCAGCTCTCCACCTCTCTTGGTGGCCTTGGCCAGAAGAACCCCTACCGTGACTCAGCCTACTTTTCGGACCTGGATACAGAGCCTGACTGCACTTCGGGCCcccaggagaagggaggaggtgaCTTGACCTCCAGGTTAGAGCTGGACCTGGAGAGCTCTGGGCTGCGGGCCGCACAGCCCTCCCCTGAGTCTGGTGTGGCTGGGGGGACGCGAGGCACTGGTCCCAGAGAGGTGCTGCCGCTGCTGCCTGAGGACTTTTCTCCAGGGCCAAGTACATGCCTGGAGGGCCCCAGACCGGACCCTCCctggccccagggccctgcccaaGGGCCTCCAGTGCCCAGCCCCGGGGGTTCCAAGATTTTCCTGCTGACCCCAGTCCCGCTGAGCTCAGAGAGCCACCTCCCTGAGCTCCAGGAGGCCCCAGTACTGCCGTCCGGACCCGCCCAGCAGGAACGGACAGGGAGCCCGGGTGCCCCCAGGACCCCACTCTGCCTGGCCCTGCCGGGACTGCCCGCAGCCCCGGAGGGCCGGtcggaggaggaagaggaggacagcGAGGAGAGCGATGAGTCGGATGAAGAGCTCCGCTGCTACAGCATCCAGGAGCCCAGCGAGGAGAGCGAGGAGGAGGCGCCTCCCGTGCCCGTGGTGGTGGCCGAGAGCCAGAGCGCGCGCAACCTGCGCAGTCTGCTCAAGATACCCAGCCTGTTGTCGGAGGCCTTCTGCGAGGACCTGGAGCGCAAGAAGAAAGCCGTGTCCTTCTTCGACGACGTCACCGTCTACCTCTTCGACCAG GAAAGCCCCACCCGGGAGCTCGGGGAACCCTTCCCTGGAGCCAAGGAGTCGCCCCCCGCATTCCTGGCGGGCGGCCCCCGCTCCCCCAGCGCCCCCGGCCGGCCGCGGCGGGCAGACCGCTCCCCCGACGGCTCCGCGGCGGAAGAGG GTGGAGGGCTCGCGTGGGACGACGGCTTCCCGCCGACGCCGGCCCCGGAGGCCGCCCGGCCGGCTCCCGCCGCGCCTCCCAAGCAGACCACACCCGGCCCCTTCTCGCGCTTCACCGTGTCGCCTGCGCCCGCGTCCCGCTTCTCCATTACGCACGTCTCCGACTCGGACGCCGGGTCCGTGGGAG GCCCTGTAGCCGGTGCCGGGGGCAACTGTAAAGAGGCTTGA